Sequence from the Rutidosis leptorrhynchoides isolate AG116_Rl617_1_P2 chromosome 3, CSIRO_AGI_Rlap_v1, whole genome shotgun sequence genome:
GTCACTGTTTTGCTCCTCATCACATCTGATATAAGTGAAAACTTACCCGATCTCATAGTCATTTTGATGCACCCACATTTGGTGTAAAATTACACTAATTGTAGTTATTAAGTTACATAGTACAATTGACCAGTTCAGTGCTTATGTGCTACTTACCCCATAACATATCAGGTCTGCTTTATAGTTTTGGTTTTAAGGTTATAAGGTGTGATAAGCATTCAATGCTACAATCTAAACCATatgttattatgatgatgataactGCTTCTAAACGGGCAGTTTTAGACATAAACACATCCACTTGCGAATCATATAATTACTTTGATAAACAATCTTCAAAATTACAGCTCATTTTTTAGATATTTTACTCTTTAAAATGTTCATTTTTTTAATTAAAAGGCAACTGGCCGTGAGCTAAAGTCCACTTCTAACGCGGGTTGAGTTAGCtgcaaattaaaaaaattaaaataaaaaattcataCGGAGTATTAAATTAACATATGGTGTCTTTTTTGGTTTATGTTTCCTGGGTGTAAAAGAATAGCCACATTAGTCTTTTGGAATCAGCATCACAATGAATCGCTGCTCTAAATATTTTCTTAGGCACCCATTTTTGTATTCTTAATAGAAGAGAACAACAAAGGGAGGAGTTGGACGACAATTCAATATATGTTTTTTTGTAAATACCATTTATGCACATGAACACATTCATTATCTCATCTATAATTTTCTTGTGCAGCGATACATAATTAAACAAGTCCTTAAAACTACAAATCTAGAGGTGGAAAAATAAACCCATTTACTTATGAAACCCACATCTAGAGGTGTAAATCCCTTTTCAATACTTTCATATTGACCCTTTTGACAACAACCCACATCAACTAAATAAAGTATTATTTGCTAACAATAATTGTTGACAAACAAATGTTATTACTATATTGTCAAAAATCCAATTGTCATAACAGAGTTCATAAGCAGGTTCTAAATTCAGCTTCAACTTTTCTTATTGTATTTCAGATTTTTCAAATGCAGGTGCTATGACCTTCGAAAGGCCACCTCAATTTGAACAACTTAAAGATTCAGCAGCATCAGCCACAGGACAACCCCGAATATCATAAAAAGAATTTCGTTTTCATCCCTAGGTAAAGACTCGAGTTCCTTTTTCATTGTAACAAATACCACGTGTGATGTTTCATATCAGCTGGCAAAGAACTAACATCTAATGTTTATTCAGCAGATAAAGACGCCAAAAAAGCGTTGTCTATGTAGGTAACAATGTGTATATCGTAACTGTTATGATACTCTTTCTTTTGATCGACTGTCTTATGTCTTAGGTATATAGTAACTCTTGACCTAATTTATAATGTACATAACATAAGGATATCATTTTCAGTTTTTCCGCCGCGAAGCGCGGTTGAACCCTACCTTATTAGTATACATTAGGCCCAAAACTATAAAAGATTATAGTTTTGTATTATAGCAACAGTCATTTAGTTTTTTCATTATTTGttgacttttttgctcagttggtccctctattataccccaaatcgctggtttggtccctcagtttttaatttggcaatcagagtccctttattattttaattttgcaattgGAGTCTTCCGTCTAACGGACATCCAAATCGAACGTTAACTCCCATCACGTGAGTTACACGTGATGGGTAATATCGGAATTAATTTTAATTCTTGGTACTGAATAAACCCAAACGGGTATGGTCCCCCACTTTTATCCACCGATTTTCACACTCATCCCTCCAAATAGTGTTAACCACGAAGTAAAACCTAAAAGCAAAATTGATTATCAATGGATGATTCAATGGATGATTCATGGACTATTCGTACATCAGAAACTGATCAAAAGGCTATCGACCAATTATACGGTATGTTTTATGCACCCAAAGCTCATAATTCTGTGGAACCCTAAATATTATTAGGTAATTGTTTTGTTAACTTTAATTTTTTACACATTTTTCAGATGTATACCCTGATTTGTTCACGATTGTGTTACATCATGGTGGATATTTTAGAATGGGTAGTGAAGTTGTGTACACAGAAGGTAAAACTGATTACATTGATTGTTTTGACATTGAAAAGTTTTGTTTAGGACAACTGGATTCAGTCATGCAAGAATTAGGTTATGATCCCACCAGGTCTGTGGTATATCGTTTTCTTAAACCCAATACAAACATGGATACTGGGTTAAATCTTTTAAATGATAATGAACATAGGGACTATTTGCTTAGTTGTCTAGAAGATGGTGATGTGATTTATAGGCAAATTGATGTGTATGCTGAACATGAGGATATTAAAGGGAAGAGGTTATGGTCAGaacaaattaataatgataacttaGTAGTTGGTGGTGTTCACAGTGATGGGAGCTTAGTAGAGGGTGATAACAGTGAAGGTAGTGACTCTGAGGATAGTGATTACATTGTTGATGATGAAAATGAGATTTTGGATGTTCATGTAGAGATGAAAGATTTTAATTTTAACATTGATAAGAATGTAGAGTTTATGGGAAATGGCTGTAACTCATTTGAAGATGATGAGGTCAATATTGAGGGTACAGAATTGGAAGTGTTGAACAATGATGGTTTTGAAAGCTATGATTCTCAAAGTGATGAAGAAGGGGTAAGGAAGAAGAGAATTCGTAATCATAAAAAGGAGGTTGAAGGTAGTGTTCAAGTGGGAAAAACTTTCTTCTATCTTGGACAAAAGTTTGAAAGTAAATCAGAGGTTAGGGAAGCTGTGAGAATGCATGCTATTGAAACTAGGAGAAAGCTAGTTATTGTTAAGAATGACAAAAGAAGAATTAGGGTTAAATGTGAAGGGTTGTGTATAAATTCAAAAGGTGGTGAGATAGTTAGTCAAAGTGATTTGTCAAAGAAGACAAAATGTGATGTGGGGCCCAGTAACTTAAGAGTTAAAGGTGGTGTAGTTGGGAAGAGTAAAGACAAAGTGACTAGTCAAATTAAAAAAGCAGGGGAATCTTGTAGTGGGAAGACTAACAAATGGGCAAAAAGGGAATTACACATTGTTTGTGAGTGGGTGTTGTTGGTATCCAAAGAAAAAGATAGTGAAGAATGGGAGGTTAGAACCTACAGACACCAACATGAATGTCAACCTGCAAGAATACTAAAATTCTGCACTTACCAATTTTTATCAAATCGGTTGGTACCTCAAATTCAAAAGAATCCAAAGATACCAATTAAAGCTGTCAGATCATATTTGGAAACAGAAACTGAATTAATCATCAGTGAGCATAAAGCATATCGTGCTGTGAGAAAGGCAACAAAGATGATTCAAGGGGATTATAAATCTCAGTATGCTGAGCTCAGAGATTATGTTTGTGAATTAAAGAGAGGTAATGTTGATACTACTGTTAAGTTTGAGGTTGAGCCAGGAACCCTAAAGTCTGAAACTAGGGTTTTCAAGAGAATTTACATTTGTTTGGGACCATTGAAGAAGGGTTTTAAAGCAATAGGTAGAGATCTACTTGGGTTGGATGGTGCTTTTATGAAACAACCTGCAACTGGTTGTATTTTGAGTGCTGTAGGGGTTGATTCAAACAATGGCATATATCCTGTAGCATATGCCATTGTTGAACAAGAGTGTGGTTCATCCTGGACTTGGTTCTTAGAGTGCTTGGGTCAAGATCTTGACTTGTCTACcaattctaactttacttttatcaGTGACAGGCAAAAGGTAAAAATTACTTGTTTAattcatatttaatttaattacattACATTTGTTAATGGTTAGTTACTTTAACTTTTATTGTTTTATGCTGTTAGGGTTTAATACAAGCTGTTACAAATGTGTTTCCTTGTGCTGAGCATAGACATTGCCTTAGACATATTCATGGGAATATGAAAGGGGATTTCAGGGGTGTTGCTTATAAGAATCACTTGTGGAGATGTGCTAGTGTAACAACAGTTCCTGAGTTTGAGCAGGCTATGCAACAATTGAAGGAGTTTGATAATGAAGCTTTTGTTTGGTTAGCTAAAATTCCTGCCCATCAGTGGGCAAGGAGTCATTTTACAGGAAGGGCTGTATCAGATGTGTTGCTCAGTAACATGTGTGAGTGTTTCAACAGATGGTTAGTTGATGCACGTGACAAACCCATAGTTACAGCTTTAGAATACATCCGAGAGTATTGCATGAAGAGAATTGTTAATGTAAAGAAAAACATTTCCAAGACTAATGGCCCTTTAACACCTGCAGCCACCAAATTGTTTGAGAAAATCAAATCTGAGGCTCACCAGTGTACTGTCTTATGGGGTGGAGATCAAAGGTACCAAGTGAGTGGAAAAGTTAATCAATATGTTGTGGATATGGAGACTAGATCATGTGCTTGTAGAAAGTGGGAACTAACAGGGATACCTTGTAAGCATGCAATTGCAGTGTTTTATAACATGAGTGAAAATGGTTTGGAAACTGGTGAACCAGAAACATGGGTTCATCCAGTGTATTTGTTAGATACATGGATCAAAACTTACCAATACACCATTGAGCCATTGAATGGGAGAAGCTTATGGCCAAAGGCAGAAGGCATGTTCACTCTGGTATCACCAAAGACTATTTCCACACCTGGTCGTCCAAAAAAGAAAAGAAGGTTGTCCAAAAATGAAGTTGATGTCATTGGTGATAGTGGTAAACTTAGCTCAAAAGGTATGctcattttatttattaattacatctAGTACCATTTCAATTAATATGGTATTTATTTTGTTAATATTTATAGGCAAGCTAAAGAAGTGTGGCACATGTGGTACTTATGGACACAATAAGAGTACTTGTACAGGTGAGAAGAAAAGAAGTGGGAATGTGGATAACAAGTGGACAAAAAAGACAGTGAAAGTTAAGCTATCTCCTTCAAAGAAGACAATGGTAGTTGgaaaagggaagaagaagaagtgaATGTTGGTGGTGGTTTGTGTTTTAATCATGTGTTTTATGTCTACTTAAAACTTGTTATGTGACTTGGTACAATGTTTGTATTTTATTAAGGTGTGTTGTTGTCTTTTGGTAAGTTTAAGCACATTTGGTAACTGGTACTACGTACTTATGTTGACTTTTGGAATCTATGACATTTGGTAATGCTTGTATGTTTGTCATTTCACTTTAGTTACAATGTATTGTCTGTATGTTTGTTATTTCACTTTAGTTACAATGTATTGTCTTGTGTTTTTGGTTACACTGTATGACTTTGGTTACAATTTATTGTCTACACTTGGAGTCATTGTCTTGTGTTGTAAGGTTACTGATACAGATATAAAACAGATGCAAAATTTAACAAAACAAGCTtcattccattaccattaccattttaCAAAGTACATCATACATACACCACAATTTCAATGACTAAAAAAATAAATACCAAACACAATCCAGCTAAATATACACATCATCTTCCAATTCGTCTCTCTTTTTTCTGCATCTTTGAGCTTTTCATCCACTTCCATTTTGGCATTCATAAGTGTAGCTAGGGCATTGATTGTATTTGGAGGATCATACCAAGCAAAGAAGTCGCACCTAGTGATCTGAGCAACAACATAAACAGGAAATGCTAACATCTTGTTAATTATTTCATAAAATTCGAAACAACATAAACAATCTTACCTTTTTTTCACATGTATAGAATCGACGTCCAGGGTTAGATTCAGTGCCAGATATTCGAATTACACAAGGTCGACCACACCAGCATTCCATTGTTATCGATTTGTAGCTCCAATTTCTGATTAATACGTTATGTAAATGAATTAGGGTTTCAAGTGAGAAGAGAGTGAAAAGCGGAGGATGAAAGTGGGGACCTTACCCGTTGGCGTTAttaaataccaaaaaaaaaaaaaattaattccgATAATACCCATCACGTGTAACTCACATGATGAGAGTTAACGTTCGATTTGGATGTCCAGTTGACGGAGGGACTCcaattgcaaaattaaaataataaagggactctgattgccaaattaaaaactgagggaccaaaccagcgatttggggtataatagagggaccaactgagcaaaaaagtcttATTTGTTATTTGAATTTGTTACCGAATTTTAAAGTTTTAATTGCCAAGCTTTCAAACAATCTAATTTGTTCTACCATAGGATCTCTCAAGAATAACAGTTGCTATGAATTAGCAACTCACAATGTATCGTTTAAAGCACTAACACTTACAATATTTTAGTATAACTTACTTCTATTGGCATCTTTATTATCCCTTTGGAAGTTTCTATTGTTGTTCATGACTGATTTGCTAAAACACTTTAATCTTACTGTTTTCCACTTGGTAATGTTGACTCCATGTTATCTTCTTTCAGTTAAAGGTGGCAAAACGGGTAGCTCAAGCAGGTTCGGTAATTGGTCACGACGGGTAACAATTGGTACTTGACATAAAAGGTTTTCCGctgtgataaaaatataattacaaaattattattcgTGGTAGCTCTAAATTAACACGAAAAGCAGAAAGGTCGTGCGAACGATTGTAATTTGATTGAAATTTCCTCCTTaggtaacttcatttatactcatgAGAATGTATAGATATGTATCAACATAAGATAACTGTTTTAGGTAACTTCATTATTCAGCAATTGATTATGGCCCTAATTATGTAAATGATCTATAACTTCTTTGGACACCATGTGTGCTTGGTCAACTCAACCTTCAATTGTGTATATCAACCCATTTGGCCCAATCTCTCTGTTACCCAACCAACCAGAACCGTTGCTTTTATGAAGTTTTCTTTTATGTTCGAAGACTGATTGCCAAATGAATGGCCTGAATTTTGCTTTTCCAAAGGGCAAATGAAGAACTGCAATTCACTTTTAAGGCTTAAACAAAAAAGTTATACATGAATTGTTATGTTTGAACTAATATTATGTTTATGCTTTTATAGACAGTACATCTGATAGATGGGTCGACCAATTAATAATGTGTGTGTCAATTAAGTGTAGTCTTATTTCATTATAGTGATAATGGGTTTACATGTTAGACACTTAATTCGGTTGTTTATCTATCCAGCTTCTACAAATATTAATGTCGATTAAGTGTCGTCTTATTTCATTACATTATTAATGGGTTTACATGTTATAAGCTTAATTCAGTTGTTTATCTATCCAGTTATTATGTATATATGCAACTTTTATAGACGGTACATCCAAGATTGTTAAAGGCACGTGTGTTAGTAGTGCAACAAATGTTAATGTTTTTTGGTACTGGGTTACATTAGAAATATTTTCATGTGTTAACATTAGTCATATTTTCATGTGTTAACAGATAATAAGTAATCATTGGAATTATTGTTGCTATTGAGAATCCACAGTATATTAGCATTGTCATGTAAAATTGATTTTTGCATTATTAATACCCCATTATTTTATTTTTGAAATTGTTTTGTTTTCTAATCAACCTAACAAATACTATTTAAAATCTTATTGATGGAAGAAATAAAAGTTTGATTTGACCCATAAAAAAATCTCGCGAATTCGCAGGTTTtaagctagtaataataataataataataataataataataataataataataataataattattagtatcaaacaataataatataaaaaataaggaGCAAAAAGAAACAGTTGAACAATGTGGGATAATCGAGGCGCGTGGTCaagtttaagatatttttaaaatttaaaaaataaaaattaagaatAATAGTAAATCATAAATATTTTCAGGAGTACAACATTttcttaaaaatgttttaaaaacaCTACGGCTTTTTTTCAGGAGTACAACATTTTCTTAAATATGTTTTAAAAACACTACGGCTTGTTAAAAAACTCCTATTTTCTTAGTGTTTGGTTACCCTTTTCATCTCATTCTTTTCCGATCATTCTTTTTCACTCATTCTTTACCGTTAGAAATAATAAACTCAGAACTTGTGATTGACGAGGAAAAGGATCATTATGTTCAATCAAAGCACTTGCACGCGCATGTCTTTTTTACATTCAATATAAATAAATGAATGCTTAATTTCATTTTCAAATATGTTTTATGTTACTATTATATTAGAAATATAATAAAGAAATATTAGAGATCAGAGATGATTAAACACATAGTTTCATGTGTTGATTAATGAGTAAATGTATAAAGGAGAATGCTAAATGCAGTGGTGAAAACATAAAAAATTTCACCGGGGGCAAACATTTTTTTGGGTGATGGTTTTTAGGTTGGGGGCAAACACTGAAAtcttttgggcaaaatatgaagtCGTTGGGAGTAAAATCAATTTTAAGCTTGAAACTTTCAAATTAATTGGGGTAAAatcaaaaaatttgaaattttaaagGTGAAAAAACCTAGAAATTTAAAATTGGCTAGGGGCATCTGCCCTGTTTCCGCCGCTGGCTAAATGTAGTTTTAGGATTATATTtaagcatatcatataccctacaaGTTTAACAAAACCAAGAGACACCAATTGACACTCCCATACCTTAGCATGACACAACCAGAACTACAATCAACCTGGATTTCATGTCAAACCGAGGTTTGCGTTAATATCATTTTCTTTCCGCCTTAAATAGAGACGTATCTTCATCACTCTCTATATACCCGGCTCATCTACTAGGTTTAATTTATCATCATTAAGGGCTCCAAACAAATTATAAACTCTTAATATTGTGCGTTTTTACTCGTCCTAAGTTGATCCATTtgatccgtattattattattattattattattattattattattattattattattattattattattattattattattattattattattattattattattttattattattattattattatatactaatAGAGCCTCGAAATTGTGTCGTTCCAAATTTACAGAGGTGTCATATCATTTTTACTATTCATGACCTTACCCGCCTTCAGCGAACTAAAAGTAGCAGGAACTACCATTCCAAACTTCTTCTTATTAACCTGACGATTTCAATGAATTTAATAAAAATGTTAGATGCATTTATCCACAATTCTAGCGAATTATTGGGATTTGGGTCTACGATACACTTCATTTAATTAATATCGTCACATGACATTAGAGACCTTCACGTGAGGAGTGTGGCTTAATCATGTTTATTAGTTATTGTGTTAACATCAAATATTCCATATCATATTCATATTATGGTTTCACATTTGGTATCAATCTATCATATCATATACCAGACTACCAGTACAAGTGTTAAAACAAATTCTTGCATCAACTAGAGCTGAAGCAAATAGACCTTTGCTATAGATAAGAATTGATAAGCTTAACGGAAACCATAATTAACTGAACTACTATAAATGGTTATAACAAATATAACAGTTTTAGCATTCTACGCGTGAACAACCGTACATAATTTAATTATAGCCTTACGAGTTGTCTTTAAAAAATTATTTTATGTATACGGCATTACAATAACCTAACCATCAGTTAGTCAAAATCTTTATATATTAccaaaaatacaaattaatcatcTCCGGACGAGTTGTCTTTAGACTCTTTCCAACGCGGCGTCAGATGAGCCCGCGTCAGACTCGCTGGCAGGAAGTGACGCCCCTGACGCCATTAACGGGGCGTCAGTTTTTGACGCTGCGGGGGGGGGGGGGGCGTCAGTCGACGATTTGACTGAAAAAAGGGGCTTCAAATGGTGTGATGGCTTGATCTGATTGGGTGGGGTAATATATCCGTTACCCAATGGATATATACccattttttggtttttttttttaaaaaaaaaaattcaatttttactCCATTTTACTCCTATTTAAACCCCAACAATCATATCATTTTTCACACAATTCATTCTTACTCACTCTATTTCtttctactttttatttttttacaaaagtCTATTAGTTTATAAATGGGTTCGAGGTTACGGGTGTCTAATTCTGACTCCGAAGATTTGCGGATTGTTCAATTAATTCAAGAAATAGAAGATGATGATTCCGAAGTCCGGCACCATCTATTCCGAGAGTTAGAGGTTACATCCCTAGCGAACGGGAGATTGCTGCACAACGTTTGTGGGATGATTATTTTTGTGAGACGCCAAAATATCCACAAAGAAAATTTAAACGTCGTTTTCGCATGCGCGTACAATTATTTCTCCGGATAGTGCAAGGTATTACTACTTTCCAAAGTGATAATATGCCAGAATATTTTACTTACTTTTCTCAACGATTTGATGCTATCGGTAGGCCTACATTTACTACTTTACAAAAATGTACGTCGGCTATACGTCAATTGGCGTATGGCACCGCTCCCGATATGCGGGATGAATATTTGCAAATGAGTGAGCAAACATCAATACTATGTCTAGATTACTTTCGTATGTGTATTATTACATTGTACAAAAAAGAATACATGCGGTCTCCAAATGCACACGATGTTGCTAGATTGTATAGTGTTCACGAGGAGAGACATGGGTTTAGGGGTATGCTCAGTAGTATAGATTGTATGCACTGGGAGTGGAGGAATTGTCCTGTTGCTTTAAAAGGACAATACACTAGGGGTGATCACAAGAAACCGACCCTTATGCTTGAAGTTGTTGCTTCTTATGACTTGTGGATTTGGCATGCTCTTTTTGAGATGGCGGGTTCTAACAATGATATCAACGTTTTGAACCAATCACCTATATTTGATAAACTTAAGAAATGGAAAATGGTATGGAACGTATACGAAACAGAGGACGGGATCGAGATATCATCGCAAGAGAAATAAGGGATCGAGATTTGCACAACCAACTCACCGAGGATTTAGTCGAGCACATTTGGAACCTTCCACCGACTTTTCGCAATgtgaattagttttttttttttaatctatgtAATCGTCAATCTATGTACTTTTAAATTCTTATCaaaaattaattatgtattttttattaatgttatttattttattttgttgtatttatttaccattttaatgtaatttattttattttgttgtatttatttaccattttaaatcatttaaaaaaaataaaaataaaaactggtgAACCCTGCTAAATTTGACACTGGCATTTGACACTTGGGGTTATTGGGGGATCAAAATTTGACACTGCCATGTCACAGACAGATGCACTTTTTGAGCCAAAAAGTACAAATCTGCCTGTGATGTCACACGCAGGGTTAGAAACAATCTTAAAAAATGATTTTGTGTGAACGTGATTACCTAGCAAGTAGCAACCAACCATCGGTTAATCAAAATCTTTATAAATACATAcaggaaaattttaataaaaaacaTAATTAAACACACCTCTAAAATTGTCATTAACGAGTTATCAAATCCAGAACACACTGAACCAAGAGATAAACAACAGACTCAAAATAACCAACAAATCCAAACTTTAGTTGGTTCCAATTATAGCATTTTCAGTTCAGGTTCAGTTGTGTAGCAGCCCTCAAAGCATCATTGTTTCGACCTGCATTATAAACATGTCAAAAAATACATAAGTTTGCAACACCATACACTAACACGCTTATAATATACACAAGTTGATGTTACAAaaagtgaaaaaaaaaataaataaaaaaatgcaaGTTTTAATCTTGGGTACCCTTTTTATATTGGTGGTTGACTGTCAAATTGTTCTTCTGTGGTAGCAGAGGCACCATCTTCATCGAAAGATGGAGATGGAAGATCGGGAATTGTATTAGCATGCCTCGATTGATTTGTAGATGCACGTGACACAAAGAGTTCGGCCTGTCCACTCATAAGCAGATACATGACATTTTCGTTGAACATCGGTCCTTGCAACTCGAGGCGGTGTGTTGAGGTGTGTTTTTGATGAAACCTGCCTGGAAGATTTGAACCCGAGATGTAACAGTCTCCACAAAGGTCATAACCACATTTTTCAGGACAGTCTTTGCATCGATACCGATCTCCAATTATTGGAGACATCTGTAAAAGATAAGTTACGCACCAAGATAGAATAACATATTACTCGTCACAAACTCATAAAATAAATACTAGTGTATACAATACGAAACTATTTACATAAATACGATGAGTAGTTATGTCGTGAATCTTCAAACAAAATTTATACCTAGGTTTCTATTCGATCCCTCACACCAAAACGAGTACCCAAAATATAATGACAATACAGAGCCAAACATTAGAACTCCCGGGTCATCTATCATGTATACCTAAACAACCTAGGTTtctatttaatatacatatataatatatatgtaaatatagatatTAATGATCATATGATAAGAAATGATTAAAAGCCTATGGAATGCTCTCTCATGTATCCCTCGCAACAACTCATTTAGAATCAAACCAAATATGTTATTACAATATAGGGAGTAATATTGAAATACCTATAAGGTTGTATGCATTTTAATTAATAGACGTCTGATGAACATCAATCTGTTCGAGCAATTGAGCCATTACCCTTCTAGCTATCTTTATTTGTTTACCATTGATAAAACACAACCACCCAAATGGCCCACTTATACGTATATGGGTAGATTTTGAAATTTATTTCTTAGTTGTTTGAGATAAGCTTTAACTAGACCACGACTGATTCAATACTATGAATCTTACATATATCTATAGAATTCAATACTAAGAGAAAGAGAGTAATCTTTAAAGGTTCATGCTATAAAGTATAGACATATGGTGATCATGTAAATCAGAATATCATTAAAACCATCAATTGGGTTATTATGGTATATTTAGAGGGAAATAAAAAAGGGTTCAACTTCTAATGCAACTGTCAGAAAACTCAAGTTGCTTGGACGCATACCAGAAAAGATCCGAGATGGAAGAAAGAACGAAAATTGGTTTTCAAGACAAAGAGTGTAACTTTGAAATGTAATATATGCAATTATATTCATATGATGATGCAAGAAAAAAGTAAGAAACTTACGCCACAACTATCACAACCAATCCAGGGATGAAATTTAGATCCATGAACGGTCCACCACTCATGAAAATTCTCTTCTGTCGGGAACGATAGCATGGAATTTTGAGTACTGACCTCTGTACAACCCAAAAGACACATCAGTacaatagtattagtattaatactttattttatatatatatatatatatatatatatatatatatatatatatatatatatatatataaataaaataataggcAGAAATATATGAGATGGCTTCAGTAGTCATGTTAAGGAGCTTGTCGTGGGATGTTTCCATTTTGTTAGACTACACTTGGCTCTAATTTTTTACCAGActtaacaaatataatatgctaaacacttTCTGCACAATCGCAAATCAAAAAACTTCATAATTTATGATTAAGATGTTTTGGTATTATAAAAAAAAGCTTCTAGAAGCCTCCTTCATacctaaaataataaaaaaaaattaataactacaTAGAGCTAACAAAAGAAAAGCTGATATATATGCCATGGTTCACATTAGGAGTGCAGTGGTTATAAAGTGACATATGGCTGCAAAAGAAGTAATCATTTCTACAAGTGAAACTATACAAAGCTACTAAAACATACCATTAAGTGCGTTCCTGTTTTCGGTCTGCTCTTGATTGACTTGAATAGTGCTTTTTCTCAACGCATATTCTGAAGCAAATTGTTCCTCTAGGTAGTTATCAAGCTCCCTGCACACTTTTGGAAGTCCATTTGGATGTCGGCACACACAAACTTGACATTTAAGCGTCCCCTCA
This genomic interval carries:
- the LOC139902979 gene encoding uncharacterized protein, whose product is MDDSMDDSWTIRTSETDQKAIDQLYDVYPDLFTIVLHHGGYFRMGSEVVYTEGKTDYIDCFDIEKFCLGQLDSVMQELGYDPTRSVVYRFLKPNTNMDTGLNLLNDNEHRDYLLSCLEDGDVIYRQIDVYAEHEDIKGKRLWSEQINNDNLVVGGVHSDGSLVEGDNSEGSDSEDSDYIVDDENEILDVHVEMKDFNFNIDKNVEFMGNGCNSFEDDEVNIEGTELEVLNNDGFESYDSQSDEEGVRKKRIRNHKKEVEGSVQVGKTFFYLGQKFESKSEVREAVRMHAIETRRKLVIVKNDKRRIRVKCEGLCINSKGGEIVSQSDLSKKTKCDVGPSNLRVKGGVVGKSKDKVTSQIKKAGESCSGKTNKWAKRELHIVCEWVLLVSKEKDSEEWEVRTYRHQHECQPARILKFCTYQFLSNRLVPQIQKNPKIPIKAVRSYLETETELIISEHKAYRAVRKATKMIQGDYKSQYAELRDYVCELKRGNVDTTVKFEVEPGTLKSETRVFKRIYICLGPLKKGFKAIGRDLLGLDGAFMKQPATGCILSAVGVDSNNGIYPVAYAIVEQECGSSWTWFLECLGQDLDLSTNSNFTFISDRQKGLIQAVTNVFPCAEHRHCLRHIHGNMKGDFRGVAYKNHLWRCASVTTVPEFEQAMQQLKEFDNEAFVWLAKIPAHQWARSHFTGRAVSDVLLSNMCECFNRWLVDARDKPIVTALEYIREYCMKRIVNVKKNISKTNGPLTPAATKLFEKIKSEAHQCTVLWGGDQRYQVSGKVNQYVVDMETRSCACRKWELTGIPCKHAIAVFYNMSENGLETGEPETWVHPVYLLDTWIKTYQYTIEPLNGRSLWPKAEGMFTLVSPKTISTPGRPKKKRRLSKNEVDVIGDSGKLSSKGKLKKCGTCGTYGHNKSTCTGEKKRSGNVDNKWTKKTVKVKLSPSKKTMVVGKGKKKK
- the LOC139902488 gene encoding uncharacterized protein, producing MPEYFTYFSQRFDAIGRPTFTTLQKCTSAIRQLAYGTAPDMRDEYLQMSEQTSILCLDYFRMCIITLYKKEYMRSPNAHDVARLYSVHEERHGFRGMLSSIDCMHWEWRNCPVALKGQYTRGDHKKPTLMLEVVASYDLWIWHALFEMAGSNNDINVLNQSPIFDKLKKWKMVWNVYETEDGIEISSQEK
- the LOC139899183 gene encoding E3 ubiquitin-protein ligase PRT1-like isoform X2; protein product: MNNKYFTYNGTRIIWDVLYKPIVLVCGHASCFWCCQRSMRMQNVSYCPLCRHPYHHFPAICRTLHFLLKKLYPVSYDRRSIQILEYEKHSTLGYSPDIDNIDPSTEEKKLTETSDRTCNQVSVSDVLCVGCKQLLYRPVVLNCGHVYCESCITIPTEGTLKCQVCVCRHPNGLPKVCRELDNYLEEQFASEYALRKSTIQVNQEQTENRNALNEVSTQNSMLSFPTEENFHEWWTVHGSKFHPWIGCDSCGMSPIIGDRYRCKDCPEKCGYDLCGDCYISGSNLPGRFHQKHTSTHRLELQGPMFNENVMYLLMSGQAELFVSRASTNQSRHANTIPDLPSPSFDEDGASATTEEQFDSQPPI
- the LOC139899183 gene encoding E3 ubiquitin-protein ligase PRT1-like isoform X1 codes for the protein MEGGIESEQISDNFTCAVCLDVLYKPIVLVCGHASCFWCCQRSMRMQNVSYCPLCRHPYHHFPAICRTLHFLLKKLYPVSYDRRSIQILEYEKHSTLGYSPDIDNIDPSTEEKKLTETSDRTCNQVSVSDVLCVGCKQLLYRPVVLNCGHVYCESCITIPTEGTLKCQVCVCRHPNGLPKVCRELDNYLEEQFASEYALRKSTIQVNQEQTENRNALNEVSTQNSMLSFPTEENFHEWWTVHGSKFHPWIGCDSCGMSPIIGDRYRCKDCPEKCGYDLCGDCYISGSNLPGRFHQKHTSTHRLELQGPMFNENVMYLLMSGQAELFVSRASTNQSRHANTIPDLPSPSFDEDGASATTEEQFDSQPPI